From a single Pleurodeles waltl isolate 20211129_DDA chromosome 10, aPleWal1.hap1.20221129, whole genome shotgun sequence genomic region:
- the LOC138262295 gene encoding A-type voltage-gated potassium channel KCND1-like, giving the protein MAAGVATWLPFARAAAVGWLPLAKRPMPKPPSDNKRRSDEILVVNVSGRKFQTWKNTLDRYPDTLLGSSEKEFFFNEDTQEYFFDRDPEMFRHILNFYRTGKLHYPRHECIQAFDEELSFYGIIPEIIGDCCLEEYRDRKKENAERLAEDTEAEMATDTPLPPDSTFRQRLWRAFENPHTSTMALVFYYVTGFFIAVSVIANVVETVPCRPPPGHIRELPCGEKFQLAFFCMDTACVLIFTFEYLMRLFAAPSRCKFMRSVMSIIDVVAIMPYYIGLVMPENEDVSGAFVTLRVFRVFRIFKFSRHSQGLRILGYTLKSCASELGFLLFSLTMAIIIFATVMFYAEKGTSKTNFTSIPAAFWYTIVTMTTLG; this is encoded by the coding sequence ATGGCGGCCGGAGTGGCGACATGGCTCCCTTTTGCAAGGGCAGCCGCCGTGGGGTGGCTGCCACTGGCCAAGAGGCCGATGCCTAAGCCGCCCAGCGACAACAAGAGACGTAGCGATGAGATCCTGGTGGTCAACGTCAGTGGCAGGAAGTTCCAGACCTGGAAGAACACGCTTGACAGGTACCCGGACACTTTGCTGGGCAGCTCGGAGAAAGAGTTCTTTTTCAACGAGGACACTCAGGAATATTTCTTTGACCGGGACCCCGAGATGTTCCGCCACATCCTGAACTTCTACAGGACGGGCAAGCTTCACTACCCTCGGCACGAGTGCATCCAGGCATTCGACGAGGAGCTCTCCTTCTACGGTATCATCCCTGAGATCATCGGGGACTGCTGCCTGGAGGAGTACAGGGACAGGAAGAAGGAGAACGCTGAGAGGCTGGCGGAGGACACCGAGGCCGAGATGGCCACCGACACCCCACTGCCTCCCGACAGTACATTCCGCCAGCGGCTTTGGCGGGCCTTCGAGAACCCACACACCAGCACCATGGCCCTGGTCTTCTACTACGTCACTGGCTTCTTCATCGCCGTCTCGGTCATCGCTAACGTGGTGGAGACAGTGCCCTGCCGACCACCTCCCGGGCATATTAGGGAGCTCCCCTGTGGGGAGAAGTTCCAactagccttcttctgcatggACACGGCCTGCGTGCTCATCTTCACCTTCGAGTACCTGATGAGACTCTTTGCGGCCCCCAGCCGTTGCAAGTTCATGCGCAGCGTCATGAGCATCATTGACGTGGTGGCCATCATGCCCTACTACATTGGGCTCGTCATGCCAGAGAATGAGGATGTCAGCGGGGCCTTCGTCACTCTCCGAGTCTTCCGGGTGTTCCGGATCTTTAAATTCTCCCGCCACTCCCAGGGTCTCCGGATTTTGGGATACACACTCAAGAGCTGCGCTTCCGAGTTGGGCTTCCTCTTGTTCTCCCTCACCATGGCTATTATCATCTTTGCCACCGTCATGTTCTATGCCGAGAAGGGCACCagcaaaaccaacttcaccagcaTCCCTGCTGCTTTCTGGTACACAATCGTCACCATGACCACCCTGGGGTAA